The following coding sequences are from one Mus pahari chromosome X, PAHARI_EIJ_v1.1, whole genome shotgun sequence window:
- the Mbnl3 gene encoding muscleblind-like protein 3 isoform X2: MFAQHMHLMLQNAQMSSLASFPMNPSLAANPAMAFNPYMTHPGMGLVPAELLPNGPVLISGNPPLALPGVPGPKPIRTDRLEVCREFQRGNCTRGESECRYAHPTDVSMIEVTDNSVTICMDYIKGRCAREKCKYFHPPPHLQAKLRAAHHQMNHSAANAMGLPHGALQLIPKRSALDKANGATPVFNPSVFHCQQALANMQIPQQAFIPTVPMMHGATPSSVSTATPPASNVPYVPTTTGNQLKY, translated from the exons GCATCTTTTCCTATGAATCCATCACTTGCAGCTAATCCTGCCATGGCTTTCAATCCTTACATGACTCATCCTGGCATGGGCCTGGTTCCTGCTGAGCTTTTACCAAACGGTCCGGTTCTGATTTCTGGAAACCCACCTCTTGCACTGCCAGGAGTTCCTGGTCCAAAACCAATTCGTACAGATAGACTGGAG gTTTGCCGTGAATTTCAGCGTGGAAATTGTACCCGTGGAGAGAGTGAATGCCGCTATGCTCACCCTACGGATGTTTCCATGATTGAAGTCACTGATAATTCTGTGACAATCTGCATGGATTACATTAAAGGCCGATGTGCCCGGGAGAAATGCAAGTactttcatcctcctcctcacttGCAGGCCAAACTCAGGGCAGCTCATCACCAGATGAACCATTCTGCTGCCAATGCAATG GGCCTGCCGCACGGTGCACTTCAACTGATACCAAAGAGGTCAGCCCTTGACAAGGCCAATGGTGCCACTCCAGTCTTTAACCCCAGTGTTTTCCACTGCCAACAGGCTCTGGCTAACATGCAGATTCCGCAGCAGGCTTTTATCCCGACAG TGCCCATGATGCACGGTGCTACACCTTCCTCCGTGTCTACAGCAACGCCACCTGCCAGCAACGTTCCCTACGTTCCAACAACTACAGGCAACCAG tTGAAATATTGA